A section of the Spirosoma pollinicola genome encodes:
- a CDS encoding ISAon1 family transposase N-terminal region protein: MESFLPIIQFLLPEFILENFELTSIDRLQGVFHVHIEEKNADQRDPERKNLLSKGFFPTITVQDFPIRGHQVFLHTS, translated from the coding sequence TTGGAGAGTTTCTTACCCATCATCCAGTTCCTGTTGCCTGAGTTTATTCTGGAAAATTTCGAATTGACATCCATTGACCGGCTCCAGGGCGTCTTTCACGTTCATATCGAAGAGAAAAATGCCGATCAGCGGGATCCGGAACGTAAAAACCTACTCTCCAAAGGTTTCTTTCCGACTATCACGGTTCAAGATTTCCCCATTCGTGGGCACCAGGTTTTCCTCCACACTAGCTAG
- a CDS encoding START-like domain-containing protein: protein MEKFKFIAEYELRASPKMLFPYISTASGLSQWFASKVNTMPEQRLDFQWDNESHIARQVSMRQNKGVRFEFLDTDENGNDNNYVDFRVDQSELTQSTFLRITDYSSTADEEELQDLWDGLMYKLKEIVGS from the coding sequence ATGGAGAAATTTAAGTTTATTGCTGAATACGAACTTCGGGCATCTCCCAAAATGCTGTTTCCTTACATTAGCACCGCATCAGGCTTGTCGCAGTGGTTTGCCAGTAAGGTAAATACAATGCCGGAACAACGGCTTGACTTTCAATGGGACAACGAGAGCCACATTGCCCGTCAGGTTTCCATGCGGCAAAATAAAGGTGTGCGTTTTGAATTTCTGGACACAGACGAAAACGGCAACGATAACAACTATGTGGACTTTCGGGTCGATCAAAGCGAACTGACACAATCAACCTTTCTACGGATCACCGATTATTCGTCAACCGCCGATGAAGAAGAGCTTCAGGATCTCTGGGATGGGCTTATGTATAAGCTAAAAGAGATTGTTGGTAGTTAA
- a CDS encoding glycoside hydrolase family 3 N-terminal domain-containing protein: MRNLVLRPILLVGLLLVSLLTAFGLTKPGRNLWARMAHRAAIKATSKRMVAPAVKPAIIPYKYGPAAKPVEVFVMSDSGQHWVDSVFHTMTPEQKIGQFFMVATFSNRHDNHYQYIDHLIQTNNIGGLIFFQGGPYRQAVLTNRYQAASKIPLLIGIDGEWGLGMRLDSTMDFPKQMSLGAIRDNELIYRMGAEIGRQCQRLGIHINFAPVSDINSNPANPVIGVRSFGESKENVALKASAYMRGLQGTHVIATAKHFPGHGDTNTDSHHSLPTISRSSEQMRDIDLYPFRKLIADSLMGVVTGHLHVPVMDNTPALAATLSEKIVTELLKKELGFRGLVFTDALNMGGISRSPKAMDVNLRALMAGNDILLYPENVREATVNILNALQQGIISQELIDEKVKKILRAKYWAGLAQYKPIDLAGLSAELNSPEAKLLKQELCEQAVTIATNQNDLLPLKHLDTLRLASVAIGAEPGNVFQKTLNQYAPFQTLAYPAKPTSEADLTNIVAQIGDANTVVVSFHKMSESASRKYGITKPSLDLITRLKDRGVNVIVTAFGSPYSLQQFTGADALVCAYQELDDMQRVVPQILFGGLGARGMLPISIGDMKVGMGLTLSPEGRLSSGSPESVGMKSAVLNQIDAIAQGAVKNHVVPGCEILVARKGKIVYSKNFGALTYAPNAEKVTDETLYDLASLTKVLATLQSVMVLYDRKQVDLTQKASLYLPELRGTNKQNITLQDLLWHQSGMVSFYPTTWDRTRLPGGGLKAEYYASVHDSLHTLQIAPTLWGVSALRDSVWKWVVQSPMSKKVDESGKPAFVYSDLNFLTLQKVVERVSKQPLDKFVTDNVYKPLGLHQLGFTPLQRLTNPKCAPTEQDTYYRNQLLVGTVHDQMAAVQGGLSGHAGLFGNARDIATLLQMNLQKGVYGDERILQPMTVPYFTQTLSNRSHRALGWDKPNPESASSVYMAQQVSPRSFGHTGFTGNVVWVDPDQELIFIFLSNRIYPTAGNNSINTTKLRRRIHEVIYSAVQ; this comes from the coding sequence ATGCGGAATCTTGTTTTACGACCAATTTTACTCGTCGGCCTGCTGCTCGTCAGTTTGTTGACTGCTTTTGGTTTAACGAAACCGGGCCGTAATCTCTGGGCGAGAATGGCCCACCGGGCAGCTATCAAAGCAACCAGCAAACGGATGGTAGCTCCAGCGGTTAAACCAGCCATTATCCCATATAAATATGGGCCGGCAGCCAAACCGGTTGAGGTGTTCGTTATGTCTGACAGTGGCCAGCACTGGGTTGACAGTGTTTTCCATACGATGACACCCGAGCAGAAAATTGGCCAGTTTTTCATGGTAGCTACTTTCTCCAATCGCCATGATAATCATTATCAATACATCGACCATCTTATCCAAACCAACAATATTGGGGGGTTAATTTTCTTTCAGGGCGGGCCATACCGGCAGGCTGTCTTGACAAATCGTTATCAGGCAGCTTCTAAAATTCCATTACTGATTGGCATTGATGGCGAATGGGGACTGGGAATGCGATTAGACAGCACGATGGATTTCCCCAAACAAATGTCGCTGGGTGCCATTCGGGATAATGAACTGATCTATCGAATGGGGGCCGAAATCGGACGGCAGTGCCAGCGGCTGGGTATCCATATCAATTTTGCGCCTGTATCAGACATTAATAGCAACCCCGCCAATCCTGTCATTGGCGTTCGGTCGTTTGGCGAATCGAAGGAAAACGTTGCGCTGAAAGCATCAGCTTATATGCGGGGGCTTCAGGGAACCCACGTTATTGCCACCGCCAAACACTTTCCGGGTCATGGCGATACAAACACCGACTCGCACCACTCACTGCCAACTATTAGCCGGTCGTCGGAACAAATGCGGGATATTGACCTGTATCCATTCCGTAAACTTATTGCCGACAGTTTGATGGGTGTTGTAACAGGCCATTTGCATGTGCCTGTAATGGACAATACGCCTGCCCTGGCCGCAACCCTGTCGGAAAAGATTGTTACTGAGTTACTCAAAAAAGAGCTTGGCTTTCGGGGTCTTGTCTTTACCGATGCGCTCAACATGGGTGGAATCAGCCGGTCGCCGAAAGCAATGGACGTAAACCTCCGTGCTCTTATGGCTGGTAATGACATTTTGCTGTATCCCGAGAATGTTCGGGAGGCAACCGTGAATATTTTGAATGCACTTCAACAGGGCATTATTTCGCAGGAACTGATCGATGAAAAAGTCAAAAAGATTCTTCGCGCTAAATACTGGGCTGGCCTCGCCCAGTACAAACCCATTGACCTTGCCGGTTTATCGGCGGAGCTAAATTCGCCCGAAGCAAAATTATTGAAACAGGAACTCTGCGAACAGGCGGTAACTATAGCCACCAATCAAAATGATCTGTTACCACTCAAGCACCTGGATACCTTACGGCTGGCTTCGGTTGCTATTGGTGCCGAACCGGGCAATGTCTTCCAGAAAACGCTTAATCAATACGCGCCTTTTCAAACGCTCGCCTATCCAGCGAAGCCAACTTCGGAAGCCGACCTGACGAATATCGTCGCTCAGATTGGCGATGCGAATACGGTGGTCGTGAGTTTCCATAAAATGAGCGAATCGGCCTCAAGGAAATATGGCATTACCAAACCTTCGCTCGACTTGATCACCCGCCTGAAAGATCGGGGTGTAAACGTGATCGTTACGGCGTTTGGGTCGCCTTATAGTTTGCAGCAGTTTACGGGTGCCGATGCGCTTGTCTGTGCCTATCAGGAGCTTGACGATATGCAGCGCGTAGTGCCACAGATACTCTTCGGTGGCTTGGGTGCACGCGGTATGTTGCCTATTTCGATTGGCGACATGAAAGTAGGGATGGGCCTGACCCTTAGTCCCGAAGGACGACTGTCGTCAGGCTCTCCGGAAAGTGTGGGAATGAAATCGGCGGTGTTGAATCAAATTGATGCAATTGCACAGGGAGCCGTTAAAAACCATGTTGTACCTGGGTGTGAAATTCTGGTAGCTCGCAAAGGCAAAATTGTTTACAGCAAAAACTTCGGTGCATTAACCTACGCACCCAATGCCGAAAAGGTAACGGATGAAACCCTGTACGATCTGGCTTCGCTGACAAAAGTGCTGGCTACCTTGCAGTCGGTAATGGTTTTATACGACCGTAAGCAAGTTGATCTGACGCAGAAAGCATCTCTTTACCTGCCTGAACTACGCGGTACTAACAAGCAGAATATTACTCTTCAGGACTTGCTTTGGCACCAGTCGGGCATGGTGTCGTTTTATCCAACTACCTGGGATCGTACTCGTTTGCCAGGTGGGGGCCTGAAAGCCGAATATTACGCATCGGTACATGACAGTTTACATACTCTTCAGATTGCCCCTACGCTCTGGGGCGTTTCTGCCCTGCGGGATTCAGTCTGGAAATGGGTGGTCCAGTCGCCGATGTCAAAAAAGGTCGATGAGTCGGGTAAACCTGCCTTTGTCTATAGCGATTTGAATTTTTTGACATTGCAGAAAGTGGTTGAACGGGTTAGCAAACAACCGCTCGACAAGTTCGTAACGGACAATGTGTACAAACCATTGGGGTTACATCAACTTGGTTTTACGCCCTTACAGCGTCTTACAAATCCAAAATGCGCCCCAACTGAACAGGACACCTATTACCGGAATCAGCTTCTGGTGGGTACGGTTCACGACCAGATGGCGGCAGTGCAGGGGGGACTTTCCGGTCATGCAGGGCTATTTGGCAATGCCCGTGATATTGCTACGCTTCTGCAAATGAATCTTCAAAAGGGTGTTTACGGTGACGAGCGCATTCTTCAGCCAATGACGGTGCCCTACTTTACTCAAACGCTGAGCAATCGCAGCCATCGGGCTCTGGGTTGGGACAAGCCTAATCCCGAAAGTGCCAGTAGTGTGTATATGGCTCAGCAAGTTTCTCCACGTTCGTTTGGCCATACGGGTTTTACGGGTAACGTAGTTTGGGTTGATCCAGATCAGGAATTGATTTTCATATTCCTTTCCAACCGAATTTATCCAACGGCCGGTAACAACTCCATCAACACAACGAAACTCCGCCGACGTATTCATGAAGTAATCTACTCGGCTGTCCAGTAA
- the rpsO gene encoding 30S ribosomal protein S15, which yields MYLTTEKKQEIFSTSGHAKSATDTGSAESQIALFTYRISHLTEHLKVHKHDYGTQLGLLKLVGKRRRLLNYLLKKDIMRYRAILAALGLRK from the coding sequence ATGTATCTAACGACCGAAAAAAAACAGGAGATATTCTCCACCTCGGGTCATGCCAAAAGTGCAACTGACACCGGGTCGGCCGAATCCCAGATCGCGCTTTTTACCTATCGGATCAGTCATTTAACTGAGCACCTGAAAGTTCACAAGCACGATTACGGCACTCAACTGGGTCTTTTAAAATTAGTTGGTAAGCGTCGTCGCCTGCTGAACTATCTCCTCAAAAAGGATATCATGCGGTACCGGGCTATCCTGGCTGCGCTGGGACTCCGGAAGTAA
- a CDS encoding sigma-70 family RNA polymerase sigma factor, whose amino-acid sequence MRQLKISKQITNRESQSLDKYLQEIGKVDLLTPDEEVTLAQKIREGDQLSLERLTKANLRFVVSVAKQYQNQGLSLGDLINEGNLGLIKAAQRFDETRGFKFISYAVWWIRQSILQALAEQSRIVRLPLNRVGSLNKISKTFSDLEQKFEREPSPEELAAVLEISAAEVVDTLKISGRHVSMDAPFVQGEENSLLDVLENDGEDKPDSGLINDSLRKEVQRALSTLTQREADVITLYFGLNGEHAMTLEEIGEKFNLTRERVRQIKEKAIRRLRHTSRSKALKTYLG is encoded by the coding sequence ATGAGACAGCTAAAAATTTCAAAACAGATAACCAACCGCGAGAGCCAGTCGTTAGACAAGTACTTGCAGGAAATTGGTAAAGTGGACTTGCTTACGCCCGATGAGGAAGTAACGCTGGCCCAAAAAATTCGGGAAGGTGACCAATTGTCGCTGGAGCGATTAACGAAGGCGAACTTACGCTTCGTCGTGTCGGTTGCCAAACAGTACCAGAATCAGGGGCTATCGTTGGGTGACTTGATCAACGAAGGGAATCTTGGCCTGATCAAAGCGGCACAACGGTTTGATGAAACGCGTGGATTTAAATTTATCTCGTACGCTGTTTGGTGGATTCGTCAGTCTATTCTTCAAGCCCTGGCCGAACAGTCGCGTATTGTTCGTCTGCCCCTCAACCGGGTAGGTTCGCTGAACAAGATTTCGAAGACATTCTCCGACCTGGAACAGAAGTTTGAACGGGAGCCATCGCCAGAGGAATTGGCGGCAGTACTTGAGATTTCAGCTGCGGAAGTAGTTGACACACTCAAGATTTCGGGCCGTCACGTGTCGATGGATGCGCCGTTTGTGCAAGGTGAAGAGAATAGCTTACTCGATGTACTTGAAAACGACGGTGAAGACAAACCAGACTCCGGCCTGATTAACGACTCACTTCGGAAAGAAGTACAACGAGCGTTATCGACGCTAACACAACGTGAAGCAGATGTGATCACACTCTACTTCGGTCTTAATGGCGAACACGCTATGACACTCGAAGAAATTGGTGAGAAATTCAACCTTACCCGTGAACGGGTTCGGCAGATAAAAGAGAAAGCCATTCGTCGGCTCCGCCACACCTCACGGTCAAAAGCGCTGAAGACGTATTTGGGTTAA
- a CDS encoding HU domain-containing protein — MAAVKDYLKKLLYQYDCVVVPELGAFLTHYQPAAFTESSGLYLPPRKRVAFNEALRFDDGILANYIMLHEPVNREGAQKHISQFVTELRRKIETDGRFEVDNIGTFTHNDEGRLQFDPSLRHNFFGEAYGMSAISSQLVHQKPKPEPVLDAVPVTAVGPVLVQDDDVTLTPYRPSRPYWRVAAAALVIGSLGVFSYFSVINPGQPLQSSLDPSNLLRLPASYFNQSTAVEKTVKPVTVASEPVIEPVAVVAKPETIPVAEVVKPTESAPAKPVPAAIAIKSAEIKVKLEAAPTVKPSAVNSIPARRAIFTKAVRTTPYYTVIAGVFSSKRNALRMKRQLRKAGYSDAFVILPNRGQKSTLYKVAAAGSADRDEAIANMAAITEIAGSGAWLYKN; from the coding sequence ATGGCTGCTGTTAAAGATTACCTAAAAAAGTTGCTGTATCAGTACGACTGTGTGGTTGTTCCCGAGCTTGGGGCTTTCCTTACACACTACCAACCGGCAGCCTTTACGGAAAGCAGTGGTTTGTATTTGCCCCCTCGTAAACGGGTTGCCTTTAATGAGGCTCTTCGTTTCGACGATGGGATTCTGGCCAACTATATTATGCTTCATGAGCCTGTAAACCGCGAGGGCGCTCAAAAGCACATTAGTCAGTTCGTTACGGAGCTTCGTCGAAAAATCGAAACAGATGGCCGGTTTGAAGTTGACAATATCGGCACGTTTACCCACAATGACGAAGGTCGTTTACAGTTCGATCCCAGTTTGCGGCATAATTTCTTTGGTGAAGCCTATGGCATGAGCGCCATATCGTCGCAACTGGTTCATCAAAAACCAAAACCAGAGCCGGTTCTGGACGCAGTTCCTGTTACAGCCGTTGGCCCTGTTTTAGTTCAAGATGATGATGTCACCCTGACGCCTTATCGTCCATCGCGCCCCTACTGGCGTGTGGCGGCAGCCGCCCTGGTGATCGGGTCACTTGGTGTATTTAGTTATTTCTCGGTAATTAATCCTGGTCAACCCTTACAAAGCAGCCTCGATCCATCAAACCTGCTTCGTTTGCCTGCTTCCTATTTCAACCAGTCAACCGCTGTAGAAAAAACGGTCAAACCAGTCACTGTTGCCTCTGAGCCTGTTATTGAACCGGTTGCTGTTGTAGCCAAGCCAGAAACCATCCCAGTCGCAGAAGTAGTTAAGCCAACGGAAAGTGCACCAGCGAAGCCTGTACCAGCGGCTATTGCAATAAAGTCAGCGGAAATTAAAGTAAAACTTGAAGCAGCTCCTACTGTCAAACCATCGGCTGTAAATTCCATTCCAGCGAGAAGAGCTATTTTCACTAAGGCTGTTAGAACAACACCTTACTACACAGTAATTGCGGGCGTTTTTTCCAGCAAACGAAATGCGCTTCGCATGAAGCGTCAACTTCGTAAAGCCGGGTATTCTGACGCCTTTGTTATTTTGCCAAACCGTGGGCAGAAATCCACATTATATAAAGTTGCAGCTGCCGGTTCTGCTGATCGCGATGAAGCCATTGCCAATATGGCTGCTATAACTGAGATAGCTGGTTCAGGAGCCTGGCTTTATAAGAATTAG
- a CDS encoding LptF/LptG family permease, translating to MKKIDKLVLGSFWGPFFLTLGVVIFIFLMRLLMFYIDEFVSKDLDLLTFGRLLFYFALLTIPTALPLAVLLSSLMTFGNLGEFFELTALKSAGISLTRAMQPLLIVAIGISAFSFWFNNSVAPWANLKGYSLLYDIKTAKATLNLKEGIFYNDLPGYSIKVDHKVKAAKNSITGDLLKGLVIYKHPVSGIESGNREIILADSGRMYTDKDRTYLVFQLFNGNDYQEYSDNSISYASNGSTAQGAQYMRNGFKDYRLVISLESFGIKRTDENQFEYHEFMKDLNQLSKLTDSLRKDYTTTSLNVAGSSRQYYTYQFKADAVLKQKKLTKGKWLDSLLRKQTVATPDLAQAALGQAQSILSYSTSNVTYLTEKEKNVWRYQLESHHKFTQAVSVFVMFLIGASMGAIIKKGGFGLPVLIAIVFFIFLYILTIAGDKYAKDGLLWVPIGAWLANIVLFPLGLLLMQRARHDSRLFDKDVYLIAWERLRKRFIKSGNVVS from the coding sequence ATGAAGAAAATAGATAAATTAGTACTCGGCTCGTTTTGGGGGCCGTTTTTTTTAACCCTTGGCGTCGTCATCTTCATCTTCCTGATGCGACTGCTGATGTTTTATATCGACGAGTTCGTTTCCAAAGACCTCGATCTGCTCACCTTCGGCCGCCTTCTTTTCTACTTTGCTTTACTAACGATCCCAACAGCTTTGCCGCTGGCGGTACTCTTGTCGTCGTTAATGACGTTCGGGAACCTCGGCGAATTTTTTGAGCTGACGGCACTGAAAAGCGCAGGAATTTCCCTAACCAGGGCAATGCAGCCCCTGCTTATTGTGGCCATAGGTATTAGCGCCTTCTCGTTCTGGTTCAATAATTCCGTAGCACCCTGGGCTAATCTGAAAGGATATAGTCTGCTTTATGACATAAAAACCGCCAAAGCCACGCTCAATCTAAAGGAAGGTATCTTTTATAATGATTTGCCGGGCTATAGTATAAAGGTAGATCATAAAGTGAAGGCCGCTAAAAACAGCATTACAGGCGATTTGCTGAAGGGGCTGGTCATCTATAAACACCCGGTCAGCGGTATTGAATCAGGTAATCGCGAGATTATCCTGGCCGATTCGGGGCGGATGTACACGGATAAAGATCGTACGTACCTTGTTTTTCAACTCTTTAACGGCAACGATTACCAGGAGTATTCCGACAATAGTATTAGTTACGCCAGCAATGGATCGACGGCGCAGGGAGCACAATACATGCGGAATGGCTTTAAGGACTATCGGCTCGTTATCAGCCTGGAATCATTCGGGATCAAACGAACCGATGAGAACCAGTTTGAGTACCACGAGTTCATGAAAGACCTCAACCAACTCTCCAAGCTTACGGATTCGTTGCGTAAAGATTATACGACAACCAGTCTGAACGTAGCGGGGAGCTCACGGCAATATTATACGTACCAGTTCAAGGCCGACGCTGTGCTGAAACAGAAGAAGCTAACGAAAGGGAAATGGCTTGACTCGCTGCTGAGGAAACAAACGGTTGCCACGCCCGATCTGGCGCAGGCGGCCCTGGGTCAGGCGCAGAGTATCCTGTCTTACTCTACGTCGAACGTAACATACCTGACCGAAAAGGAAAAGAACGTCTGGCGGTATCAGTTAGAAAGCCACCACAAATTCACGCAGGCCGTTTCGGTTTTCGTCATGTTTTTGATCGGTGCGTCGATGGGGGCCATTATCAAAAAAGGTGGTTTCGGTTTGCCCGTGCTGATTGCCATCGTATTTTTTATTTTCCTGTATATATTAACGATTGCGGGCGACAAGTATGCGAAAGACGGTTTACTCTGGGTGCCAATTGGTGCCTGGCTCGCCAACATTGTGCTTTTCCCGCTTGGCCTGCTGTTAATGCAGCGTGCCCGGCACGATTCACGTCTGTTCGATAAAGATGTTTACTTAATTGCGTGGGAACGACTGAGAAAACGATTCATTAAGAGCGGTAACGTTGTCAGTTAA
- the pnp gene encoding polyribonucleotide nucleotidyltransferase — translation MFEITTQSVALPDGREITIETGKLARQADGAVVVRLGDTMLLATVVSSKDAKEGVDFLPLSVDYQEKFASAGRIPGSFQRREGRLGDHEILISRLVDRALRPIFPDNYHADTQVMITLISADPEVQPDALAALAASSALAVSNIPFNGPISEVRVAKIDGQYKINPKTSELERATIDLIVAATSKDICMVEGEMNECSEAEVVEAIKAAHEAIKLQCQAQKELEAKVGKTEKREYNHETHDEVLRAAVRAATYDKIYAVALQQNPSKKGRSDGFKAVRDEYLASFAEGEEVNVSLIKTYFHDLEWEASRRLVLDERTRLDGRKLDQIRQISAEVGYLPGPHGSALFTRGETQSLTTVTLGTKTDEQIVDQTMYQGYSKFLLHYNFPGFSTGEVKPNRGAGRREIGHGNLAHRSLKKVLPPAEENPYTIRIVSDILESNGSSSMATVCAGTMALMDAGIKIKAPVAGIAMGLISDGDKYAVLSDILGDEDHLGDMDFKVTGTTKGIVACQMDLKVDGLSYEVLAQALEQARLGRLHILGEMMKGIADVRSDLKPHAPRAMVIKIDTNQIGAVIGPGGKVVQDIQKDSGAVVNIDEHDNAGWVSIFATSKESMDKAVSRVKGIVAVPEVGETYVGKVKTIQPFGAFVEFMPGKDGLLHISEIKWERLETMDGVLQVGEEITVKLIDVDKKTGKYRLSRKVLLPKPENKIA, via the coding sequence ATGTTTGAAATCACCACGCAATCCGTTGCGCTGCCCGACGGGCGGGAAATTACCATCGAAACCGGAAAACTGGCCCGTCAGGCCGACGGTGCGGTGGTTGTACGGTTAGGCGACACCATGCTGTTGGCAACCGTTGTATCAAGTAAAGATGCCAAAGAAGGCGTCGACTTCCTTCCTTTATCTGTTGATTACCAGGAAAAATTTGCTTCGGCTGGCCGGATTCCGGGAAGCTTCCAACGTCGCGAAGGTCGCCTGGGTGATCACGAAATCCTCATTAGCCGTTTAGTAGACCGCGCCCTGCGGCCTATTTTCCCTGATAATTACCATGCCGATACGCAGGTGATGATCACGTTGATTTCGGCAGATCCCGAAGTGCAACCTGATGCATTGGCTGCATTGGCTGCTTCATCGGCCCTGGCCGTGTCGAATATCCCGTTCAACGGGCCAATCTCCGAAGTACGCGTTGCCAAAATCGATGGTCAGTATAAGATCAACCCAAAAACATCGGAACTGGAACGCGCTACAATCGACCTGATTGTGGCTGCTACCAGCAAAGACATTTGTATGGTAGAAGGCGAAATGAACGAATGTTCAGAAGCCGAAGTCGTGGAAGCAATTAAAGCTGCTCACGAAGCCATCAAGCTTCAGTGCCAGGCGCAGAAAGAACTGGAAGCAAAGGTTGGTAAAACCGAAAAGCGTGAATACAATCACGAAACGCACGACGAAGTACTTCGTGCTGCCGTTCGTGCCGCTACCTACGATAAAATTTATGCCGTTGCCCTCCAGCAGAACCCAAGCAAAAAAGGTCGTTCGGATGGTTTCAAAGCCGTTCGTGACGAATACTTAGCATCGTTTGCCGAGGGAGAAGAGGTAAACGTAAGCTTAATTAAAACCTATTTCCACGACCTGGAGTGGGAAGCGTCGCGCCGGTTAGTGCTTGACGAGCGTACCCGTTTAGATGGCCGGAAACTGGACCAGATTCGTCAGATCTCTGCCGAAGTTGGCTATCTGCCAGGCCCACACGGTTCCGCACTGTTTACACGGGGCGAAACGCAATCGCTGACAACTGTTACGCTTGGTACAAAAACCGACGAACAGATTGTTGATCAAACCATGTACCAGGGGTACAGCAAATTCCTGTTGCACTATAACTTCCCCGGCTTTTCAACGGGCGAAGTGAAGCCTAACCGGGGTGCTGGTCGTCGAGAAATTGGTCACGGTAATCTGGCTCACCGATCACTGAAAAAAGTATTGCCACCTGCCGAAGAGAACCCATACACCATTCGGATTGTATCCGACATTCTGGAGTCGAACGGCTCATCGTCGATGGCAACGGTTTGTGCCGGTACGATGGCGTTGATGGATGCTGGTATCAAGATCAAAGCACCCGTAGCCGGGATTGCCATGGGCTTGATTTCAGATGGCGATAAGTATGCCGTTCTGTCGGACATCCTTGGCGACGAAGATCACCTTGGCGATATGGATTTCAAGGTTACAGGTACAACAAAAGGTATCGTCGCTTGCCAGATGGACCTGAAAGTTGATGGTTTGTCGTATGAAGTACTGGCACAGGCACTGGAGCAGGCTCGTTTGGGCCGGTTGCACATACTGGGCGAAATGATGAAGGGCATCGCAGATGTTCGTTCGGACTTGAAACCCCATGCTCCCCGTGCTATGGTCATCAAGATTGACACAAACCAGATCGGCGCGGTTATCGGGCCCGGTGGTAAAGTGGTTCAGGATATCCAGAAAGATTCTGGTGCTGTCGTTAACATCGACGAACATGACAATGCGGGTTGGGTTAGCATCTTTGCCACCAGCAAAGAAAGCATGGACAAAGCCGTATCCCGTGTGAAAGGCATCGTTGCTGTACCGGAAGTTGGCGAAACCTATGTAGGCAAAGTGAAAACGATTCAGCCGTTTGGTGCATTCGTTGAGTTCATGCCCGGTAAAGATGGACTTTTGCACATTTCCGAGATTAAGTGGGAGCGTCTGGAAACCATGGACGGTGTACTGCAGGTAGGGGAGGAAATAACGGTAAAGTTGATCGACGTGGACAAAAAGACCGGAAAGTATCGTTTATCGCGTAAAGTTTTGCTGCCGAAGCCGGAGAACAAAATTGCGTAA